In candidate division KSB1 bacterium, a single genomic region encodes these proteins:
- a CDS encoding DUF2520 domain-containing protein has translation MDTERQPAERVAVVGAGRVGRSLAVALCQNGVEITAVVDQDLPRAQSCAARVRAGVSATSSTAIPAETTTIVVAVPDDALERVAAALLSCPATREGLATIHTSGALGAEVFDSLRSTGVSAASAHPIMTFAGSEEDWRLWAGTFVGIEGDDEARRRASSLMRRVGAIPVELPTGQKALYHLACVFASNYVVALYSCAARTLVQLGIEEPTALRLLAPLTARTVANITAQGPLGALTGPIARGDVGTVRRHLDALAASEPLRSVYVALGKVCVELARAQGGSSMEDLEAIETLLNAYLNNPR, from the coding sequence ATGGACACTGAGCGGCAACCCGCCGAGCGCGTTGCGGTGGTGGGTGCTGGAAGGGTGGGCAGGAGCCTGGCCGTTGCACTGTGCCAAAACGGCGTGGAGATCACCGCCGTGGTGGACCAAGACCTGCCCCGCGCTCAGAGCTGCGCCGCGCGCGTCCGAGCAGGAGTATCTGCTACCTCCTCTACTGCCATACCTGCAGAGACCACCACCATCGTGGTTGCTGTGCCAGACGATGCGCTGGAGAGGGTCGCGGCCGCGCTCTTGTCCTGCCCTGCCACACGTGAGGGCCTTGCCACCATCCACACTTCGGGTGCGCTGGGCGCCGAGGTGTTCGACAGCCTCCGCAGCACAGGAGTGAGCGCCGCATCTGCCCATCCCATCATGACGTTTGCAGGCAGTGAGGAGGACTGGCGACTGTGGGCGGGGACTTTTGTGGGCATAGAAGGGGACGACGAAGCCCGACGCCGCGCTAGCTCATTGATGCGCCGGGTGGGCGCCATTCCAGTAGAACTCCCCACAGGCCAAAAGGCGTTGTATCACCTCGCTTGTGTATTCGCCTCTAACTATGTGGTGGCCCTTTACTCCTGTGCCGCCCGCACCCTTGTACAGCTGGGCATCGAGGAACCCACCGCGTTGCGCCTGCTGGCCCCGCTCACCGCGCGCACTGTCGCCAATATCACGGCGCAGGGCCCATTGGGTGCCCTCACCGGCCCCATCGCGCGCGGAGATGTGGGTACAGTACGCCGCCACCTCGACGCCCTGGCCGCATCGGAACCCCTTAGATCGGTCTATGTGGCTTTGGGGAAAGTGTGTGTGGAACTGGCGCGCGCCCAAGGTGGTAGCAGCATGGAAGACCTTGAAGCGATTGAGACCCTGCTCAACGCCTACCTGAACAACCCTCGATGA